From one Oceanimonas doudoroffii genomic stretch:
- a CDS encoding AI-2E family transporter, whose translation MREKLEQRSFLFTLLLVSLLFGLVLKPFWGAIFWACAITVIFSPLQHRILGRIGHKPNRAALLTLLVCVVIVVLPVLFIATSFIQEGLALYQRIDQGEVSPGKLLTQVRNAFPLLPDLLGQLGINLDSAKLSETALAGSKVLAEKALTAGQSTFGFVVDVALMLYLAFFLLRDGNQLTELMVRALPLGDDRERMLFAKFSEVTRATVKGNILVAMAQGALGGFIFWVLGIPGPLLWGVVMAFLSLIPAIGAALVWLPVAIYLFATGEWLSGAVLVAFGALVIGLADNVLRPLLVGRDTKLPDYLVLFSTLGGISLMGVNGFVIGPLVAALFLVFWDIFTREFNGR comes from the coding sequence ATGCGCGAAAAACTCGAACAACGTTCCTTTCTGTTTACCCTGCTGCTGGTCAGCCTGCTGTTCGGCCTGGTGCTCAAACCCTTCTGGGGCGCCATTTTCTGGGCCTGCGCCATTACCGTGATCTTTTCGCCGCTGCAGCACCGTATTCTCGGACGCATTGGCCACAAGCCCAACCGCGCCGCCCTGCTGACCCTGCTGGTATGTGTGGTGATCGTGGTGCTGCCGGTGCTGTTTATCGCCACCTCCTTTATTCAGGAAGGACTGGCGCTGTATCAGCGTATCGATCAGGGCGAGGTCAGTCCGGGCAAGCTGCTGACCCAGGTGCGCAACGCCTTTCCGCTGCTGCCCGATCTGCTCGGCCAGCTGGGCATCAACCTGGACAGTGCCAAGCTCTCGGAAACCGCCCTGGCCGGCAGCAAGGTGCTGGCGGAAAAGGCGCTCACCGCCGGCCAGAGCACCTTTGGCTTTGTGGTGGACGTGGCGCTGATGCTGTATCTGGCGTTCTTCCTGCTGCGCGACGGCAACCAGCTCACCGAGCTGATGGTGCGGGCCCTGCCCCTGGGCGACGACCGCGAGCGCATGTTGTTTGCCAAGTTCTCGGAAGTGACCCGGGCCACGGTCAAGGGCAACATTCTGGTGGCCATGGCCCAGGGAGCCCTGGGCGGCTTTATTTTCTGGGTGCTGGGCATTCCCGGCCCGCTGCTGTGGGGGGTGGTGATGGCGTTTCTGTCGCTGATCCCGGCCATAGGCGCGGCCCTGGTGTGGTTGCCGGTGGCCATTTACCTGTTCGCCACCGGCGAGTGGCTGTCAGGCGCCGTGCTGGTGGCCTTTGGCGCCCTGGTCATCGGCCTGGCCGACAATGTGCTGCGGCCGCTGCTGGTGGGCCGGGACACCAAGCTGCCCGACTACCTGGTGCTGTTTTCCACGCTTGGGGGGATCAGCCTGATGGGGGTCAACGGTTTTGTCATCGGCCCCCTGGTGGCGGCACTGTTCCTGGTGTTCTGGGATATCTTTACGCGGGAGTTCAACGGCCGCTAA
- a CDS encoding ureidoglycolate lyase, giving the protein MIKTLKIEPLTKEAFAPFGDVIESEGRDYFMINNGSTQRYHKLGEVQLDEQGQGIINIFRAEMLEYPLQVKMLERHPFGSQSFIPLFGHDFLLVVAPVGDGSMHIDPATVRAFRATGRQGVNYHRGVWHHPIMALRDNDEFLVVDRSGPGNNCDEFYFDESIQLSIELD; this is encoded by the coding sequence ATGATCAAAACTCTCAAGATCGAGCCGCTGACCAAGGAAGCCTTTGCTCCCTTTGGCGACGTGATCGAATCCGAAGGTCGTGATTATTTCATGATCAACAACGGCTCCACTCAGCGTTATCACAAGCTGGGCGAAGTGCAGCTGGACGAACAGGGCCAGGGCATCATCAATATTTTCCGCGCCGAAATGCTGGAATACCCGCTGCAGGTGAAAATGCTGGAGCGCCATCCCTTTGGTTCCCAGTCGTTCATTCCGCTGTTCGGTCATGACTTCCTGCTGGTGGTGGCGCCGGTTGGCGACGGCAGCATGCATATCGACCCGGCCACCGTGCGCGCCTTCCGTGCCACCGGTCGCCAGGGTGTGAACTACCACAGGGGCGTATGGCACCATCCGATCATGGCGCTGCGCGACAACGACGAGTTCCTGGTGGTGGATCGCAGCGGTCCGGGCAACAACTGTGACGAATTTTACTTCGACGAGTCGATTCAGCTGAGCATTGAGCTCGACTGA
- the puuE gene encoding allantoinase PuuE, producing the protein MSQNKDYPRDLVGYGANPPHPKWPGDARIAINFVLNYEEGGERCVLHGDGESEAFLSEMPAAVSFPDARHMSMESIYEYGSRAGVWRLLRLFKRYDIPLTIFAVATAIERYPEIAKAFMDEGHEICSHAYKWITYQFMSEEEEREHLYKALDIFERVCGERPLGWYTGRDSPNTRKLVMEEGGFLYDSDSYGDDLPYWVDNNGKGHLVIPYVMDTNDMRFGQGCYNTGEEFYQYLKDAFDVLYEEGAEAPKMLSIGMHCRLLGRPGRMAGLERFIKYARSHDKVWFTRRIDIAKHWHEHHPYKGNK; encoded by the coding sequence ATGAGCCAAAACAAAGACTATCCGCGCGACCTCGTCGGGTATGGCGCCAACCCGCCTCACCCCAAATGGCCCGGTGATGCCCGTATCGCCATCAACTTCGTACTGAACTATGAAGAAGGCGGTGAACGCTGTGTGCTGCACGGCGATGGTGAGTCTGAAGCCTTCCTGTCCGAAATGCCGGCGGCCGTGTCCTTCCCCGACGCTCGTCACATGAGCATGGAATCCATCTATGAATATGGCAGCCGTGCCGGTGTTTGGCGCCTGCTGCGCCTGTTCAAGCGCTACGACATTCCGCTGACCATCTTCGCCGTGGCCACCGCCATCGAGCGTTATCCGGAAATCGCCAAGGCGTTCATGGACGAAGGCCACGAGATCTGCTCCCACGCCTACAAGTGGATCACCTACCAGTTCATGAGCGAAGAAGAAGAGCGCGAGCACCTGTACAAGGCGCTGGACATCTTTGAGCGTGTTTGTGGCGAGCGCCCGCTGGGCTGGTACACCGGCCGTGACAGCCCCAACACCCGCAAGCTGGTGATGGAAGAGGGCGGTTTCCTGTATGACTCCGACTCCTACGGTGACGACCTGCCTTACTGGGTAGACAACAACGGCAAGGGCCACCTGGTGATTCCGTATGTCATGGACACCAACGACATGCGCTTTGGCCAGGGGTGCTACAACACCGGTGAAGAATTCTACCAGTACCTGAAAGACGCCTTTGACGTACTGTATGAAGAAGGTGCCGAAGCACCCAAGATGCTGTCTATCGGCATGCACTGCCGCCTGCTGGGCCGTCCGGGCCGCATGGCCGGTCTGGAGCGTTTCATCAAGTACGCCCGCAGCCACGACAAGGTGTGGTTCACCCGCCGCATCGACATTGCCAAGCACTGGCATGAGCACCACCCCTACAAAGGAAACAAGTAA
- the uraH gene encoding hydroxyisourate hydrolase gives MGRLTTHVLDTAKGLPGSDIKVELYKVDGEQTTLINTVYTNHDGRTDAPILEGADYVSGKYQLVFHTSPYFKKQGIELLEPAFLDDVVIRFGIAEGEEHYHVPLLIAPYSYSTYRGS, from the coding sequence ATGGGAAGATTAACTACTCACGTACTCGATACTGCCAAGGGCCTGCCCGGCTCCGACATCAAGGTTGAACTGTACAAGGTGGATGGCGAGCAAACCACGCTGATCAACACCGTATACACCAACCATGACGGCCGTACCGATGCGCCCATCCTGGAAGGTGCAGACTATGTTTCCGGTAAATACCAGCTGGTCTTCCACACCTCTCCTTACTTCAAGAAACAAGGTATTGAACTGCTCGAGCCGGCGTTCCTGGATGACGTTGTTATCCGTTTCGGTATTGCCGAGGGCGAAGAGCACTATCACGTACCCCTGCTGATCGCGCCCTACAGCTACTCTACCTACCGCGGTAGCTAA
- the uraD gene encoding 2-oxo-4-hydroxy-4-carboxy-5-ureidoimidazoline decarboxylase: MSLFKTCKPSTLGRDEFVKTFADIYEHSPWVAEQTFDQGLTEADNEIEHLHARMSGVMLNADKQAQLDLINAHPDLAGKAAQRGELTEASTNEQAGAGISECTAEEFERFTFLNNAYKEKFQFPFIMAVKGSNRHQILAAFEERIHNDYDTEFDRAVAEINKIAAFRLNDM; this comes from the coding sequence ATGAGCCTGTTCAAGACCTGCAAGCCCAGCACCCTGGGCCGCGACGAATTCGTCAAGACCTTCGCCGACATCTATGAGCATTCTCCCTGGGTGGCCGAGCAGACCTTCGATCAGGGCCTGACCGAGGCCGACAACGAGATTGAACATCTGCACGCCCGCATGAGCGGTGTGATGCTGAACGCCGACAAGCAGGCTCAGCTTGACCTGATCAATGCTCACCCGGATCTGGCCGGCAAGGCTGCCCAGCGGGGCGAGCTGACCGAAGCCTCCACCAACGAGCAGGCCGGTGCCGGCATCAGCGAGTGTACCGCCGAAGAGTTTGAGCGCTTCACCTTCCTGAACAACGCCTACAAGGAAAAATTCCAGTTTCCTTTCATCATGGCGGTGAAGGGTTCCAATCGTCACCAGATCCTGGCGGCCTTTGAAGAGCGCATTCACAACGACTACGACACCGAGTTTGATCGCGCCGTTGCCGAAATCAACAAGATTGCCGCGTTCCGTTTGAACGACATGTAA
- a CDS encoding methyl-accepting chemotaxis protein, producing MKRLSIRQKILLLALLPLLLLAAVSTWVNVSQSMRLKELSGESLHRSLLESRKQQLANYMELAITSIQPLLARGDTAIARDQLRRLRFDNGAGYFFVYDHRGVQVVSADNPGREGNNYLNATSPDGRHLVQEYIELSRDGGGYVEYSWPKPNSDEGAPKLAHIMPVPGTDWLLGTGFYIDDLLATVATLERELSSSVRQGMINSALSAALLLALIAAVGLVIARGIHAPIRQAVVTMENIAQGEGDLTRRLDAGQHNELGTLARCFNQFAGQISELVQNTRHSANTLQQASDELQRFMRETEAGIDRQHHESDQLATAMNQMSATAQEVASSAANAAEAAEQAERLVTNAQHQLQGTIAVIDGLENQVAAGVDIIQRLGKESEQIGTVLDVIRGVAEQTNLLALNAAIEAARAGEQGRGFAVVADEVRTLAGRTQTSTEEIHTMITQLQQGAKEAVQAIESIRDGSSHTVAEARRIDEALLDIGTAVNTINLMNAQIASAAEEQTQVSESINTNVHQIVAIAEQTNAGSRAASETSRQVGELASSLQQLVGRYRTS from the coding sequence CCCGCAAGCAACAACTGGCCAATTACATGGAGCTGGCCATCACCAGCATTCAGCCACTGCTGGCTCGGGGCGATACCGCCATTGCCCGGGATCAGCTGCGCCGGCTGCGCTTTGACAATGGCGCCGGCTATTTCTTCGTTTACGATCACCGGGGCGTACAGGTGGTCAGCGCCGACAACCCGGGCCGGGAAGGCAATAACTATCTCAATGCCACCAGCCCGGACGGCCGCCACCTGGTGCAGGAATACATCGAGCTGAGCCGGGACGGCGGCGGCTATGTGGAATATAGCTGGCCCAAGCCCAACAGCGACGAAGGCGCGCCCAAGTTGGCCCATATCATGCCCGTACCCGGCACCGACTGGCTGCTCGGCACCGGTTTTTACATCGACGATCTGCTGGCCACAGTGGCAACCCTGGAGCGGGAGCTGTCGTCCTCGGTACGCCAGGGCATGATCAATTCCGCCCTGTCGGCGGCCCTGCTGCTGGCACTGATTGCCGCCGTCGGCCTGGTCATCGCCCGGGGCATTCACGCCCCCATTCGCCAGGCGGTGGTCACCATGGAAAACATCGCTCAGGGGGAAGGGGATCTGACCCGCCGGCTCGATGCCGGCCAGCACAACGAGCTGGGCACCCTAGCCCGCTGCTTTAACCAGTTTGCCGGGCAAATAAGCGAGCTGGTGCAGAACACCCGCCACTCCGCCAACACCCTGCAGCAGGCCAGTGACGAACTGCAGCGCTTTATGCGGGAAACCGAAGCCGGCATTGATCGCCAGCACCACGAAAGCGATCAGCTGGCCACCGCAATGAACCAGATGTCGGCCACCGCCCAGGAAGTGGCCAGCAGCGCCGCCAACGCCGCCGAGGCCGCCGAACAGGCTGAACGCCTGGTGACCAATGCCCAGCATCAGCTGCAGGGCACCATAGCGGTGATTGACGGCCTGGAAAACCAAGTGGCGGCCGGGGTGGATATCATTCAGCGGCTGGGCAAGGAATCGGAGCAGATTGGCACCGTTCTTGACGTGATCCGCGGCGTGGCCGAACAAACCAACCTGCTGGCGCTGAACGCCGCCATCGAAGCGGCCCGGGCCGGCGAGCAGGGCCGGGGATTTGCGGTGGTGGCCGACGAGGTACGCACCCTGGCCGGCCGCACCCAGACCAGCACCGAGGAGATCCATACCATGATCACCCAGTTGCAGCAGGGAGCCAAGGAGGCGGTACAGGCCATTGAAAGCATTCGCGACGGCAGCAGTCACACCGTGGCCGAGGCCAGACGCATTGACGAGGCCCTGCTCGACATCGGCACCGCGGTAAACACCATCAACCTGATGAACGCCCAGATCGCCAGCGCCGCGGAAGAGCAAACCCAGGTGTCGGAAAGCATCAACACCAATGTGCACCAGATAGTGGCCATTGCCGAGCAGACCAACGCCGGCTCCCGGGCCGCCAGCGAAACCAGCCGTCAGGTGGGTGAGCTGGCCAGCAGCCTGCAACAATTGGTGGGTCGCTACCGCACCAGCTGA